The Clostridium sporogenes genome contains a region encoding:
- the gap gene encoding type I glyceraldehyde-3-phosphate dehydrogenase gives MGIKVGLNGFGRIGRAVLRIAQDKFPEDVEIVALNARATTETLVHLFKYDSCYGRFNGEVEIISNDKMKVNGKEIKIFRENDPENLPWKELGVDIVIESTGIFKDREKAMKHIEAGAKKVIITAPGKNEDITIVLGVNENEYNPEKHNIISNASCTTNCLAPFAKVLDDNFGIVRGLMTTVHSYTNDQRILDKTHKDLRRARAAAESIIPTTTGAAKAVAKVLPSLKGKLNGFALRVPTPTVSLTDLVCELKTKVTAEEINAAFKKAAEGEMKGVLGYSEEPLVSVDYKGDPRSSIVDGLSTMVLEDDMVKVVSWYDNEWGYSCRTVDLVNYVAKFMK, from the coding sequence ATGGGTATAAAAGTTGGACTAAATGGTTTTGGAAGAATAGGAAGAGCTGTATTAAGAATAGCACAGGATAAGTTCCCAGAAGATGTAGAAATAGTAGCATTAAATGCAAGAGCCACTACTGAAACATTAGTACATTTATTTAAATACGACTCCTGCTACGGAAGATTTAATGGAGAAGTAGAAATAATTTCTAATGATAAAATGAAAGTAAATGGAAAAGAAATAAAAATATTTAGAGAAAATGATCCCGAAAATTTACCTTGGAAAGAACTTGGAGTAGATATAGTTATAGAATCTACAGGAATATTTAAAGATAGAGAAAAAGCTATGAAACATATAGAAGCTGGAGCTAAAAAAGTTATAATTACAGCACCAGGTAAAAATGAAGATATAACTATAGTTTTAGGTGTAAATGAAAATGAATATAATCCAGAAAAGCATAATATAATTTCAAATGCATCTTGTACTACAAATTGTTTAGCTCCTTTTGCTAAAGTGCTTGATGATAATTTTGGTATAGTTAGAGGTTTAATGACAACAGTACATTCTTATACAAATGATCAAAGAATATTAGATAAAACTCATAAAGATTTAAGAAGGGCAAGAGCTGCAGCAGAATCAATAATACCAACTACTACAGGAGCTGCAAAGGCAGTGGCTAAAGTTTTACCGAGTCTTAAAGGAAAATTAAATGGATTTGCTTTAAGAGTTCCAACACCAACAGTATCTTTGACAGATTTAGTTTGTGAATTAAAAACTAAAGTAACTGCTGAAGAAATTAATGCAGCATTTAAAAAAGCAGCAGAGGGTGAAATGAAGGGAGTTTTAGGATATTCAGAAGAACCACTAGTTTCAGTAGATTACAAAGGAGATCCTAGATCTTCTATAGTAGATGGATTATCTACTATGGTTTTAGAAGACGATATGGTTAAAGTTGTGTCTTGGTATGATAATGAATGGGGATATTCCTGCAGAACCGTAGATTTAGTTAATTATGTAGCTAAATTTATGAAATAA